In Sebaldella termitidis ATCC 33386, one DNA window encodes the following:
- a CDS encoding alpha,alpha-phosphotrehalase has product MTDYKKMSVYQIYPKSFQDSNGDGIGDINGIISRLPYIAELGVEYIWLTPIYISPGNDNGYDIADYYNIDPVYGTTDDFKNLLHETHKRGLKVMMDIVVNHTSTEHIWFKESSKSEDNPYRNFYIWKKNEGKLPNNWVSKFGGPVWTLDERTDSYYLHLYDVTQADLNWEYEPMRQEIYKMMRHWLDLGIDGFRLDVINLLSKDQNFPYDTLNTFTDDGRKYYTDGPKIHDYLKEMNKEVFSRYNNVITVGEMSSTSLEACIEYTKPESKELSMIFSFHHLKTDYKNKDKWELQKPDIMELKEYFTKWQNGMEKESGWSALFWCNHDQPRIVSRMGNETEYRYESAAMLATLLHMMQGTPYIYQGEEIGMLNAHFDKITDYEDVESLNAYKNMINAGKSEEEALKILRERSRDNSRTPVQWDNTENSGFSTGKPWIKMGKMADRINVEEDLKNEKSVFSYYKKLINMRKEYDIIRDGNFTILDADSEDTFIYTRETEREVLYVICNLTDKTLEIDKKITDSAAGGKCLITNTDIPCEKGMLKPYETSVWLLKK; this is encoded by the coding sequence GACAGTAATGGTGACGGAATAGGAGATATTAACGGGATAATCAGCAGGCTTCCTTATATTGCAGAGCTGGGGGTAGAATATATATGGCTGACACCGATATATATAAGTCCGGGTAATGATAACGGATATGATATTGCAGATTACTATAATATAGACCCTGTTTACGGAACAACAGATGATTTCAAAAATCTTCTTCATGAAACACATAAAAGAGGGCTGAAAGTAATGATGGACATTGTGGTCAATCATACGTCGACAGAGCATATATGGTTCAAAGAATCATCAAAATCAGAAGATAATCCATACAGAAATTTTTATATCTGGAAAAAAAATGAAGGTAAACTTCCTAACAACTGGGTATCGAAGTTTGGAGGACCGGTCTGGACACTGGATGAAAGAACAGACAGCTATTATCTTCATTTATATGATGTTACACAAGCTGATCTAAACTGGGAATATGAACCTATGAGACAGGAAATATATAAAATGATGAGACACTGGCTGGATCTCGGGATTGACGGATTCCGTCTTGATGTAATAAATCTTTTGTCAAAAGATCAGAATTTTCCTTATGATACTCTTAATACTTTTACGGATGACGGAAGAAAATATTATACAGACGGTCCTAAAATACATGATTATCTGAAAGAAATGAATAAAGAAGTGTTTAGCAGATATAACAATGTAATAACAGTGGGAGAGATGTCTTCTACATCGCTGGAAGCATGTATAGAATATACAAAGCCGGAGAGTAAAGAGCTTTCAATGATTTTTAGCTTTCATCATCTGAAAACAGATTATAAAAATAAAGATAAATGGGAATTACAAAAACCTGATATCATGGAGCTTAAGGAATATTTTACAAAATGGCAGAACGGAATGGAGAAGGAAAGCGGGTGGAGTGCTTTATTCTGGTGTAATCATGATCAGCCCCGTATAGTGAGCCGTATGGGAAATGAAACTGAATACAGATATGAATCTGCCGCTATGCTTGCCACACTTCTGCATATGATGCAGGGAACACCTTATATTTATCAGGGGGAAGAGATCGGAATGCTGAATGCACATTTTGATAAAATTACTGATTATGAAGATGTGGAATCGCTTAATGCATATAAAAATATGATAAATGCAGGAAAAAGTGAAGAGGAAGCACTTAAAATTTTACGAGAACGTTCTCGGGATAATTCAAGAACACCGGTTCAGTGGGATAATACTGAAAATTCAGGGTTCAGCACAGGAAAACCATGGATAAAAATGGGGAAGATGGCAGACAGAATAAATGTTGAAGAAGATCTAAAAAATGAAAAATCTGTATTTTCTTATTACAAGAAGCTGATAAATATGAGAAAAGAATATGATATTATAAGAGACGGAAATTTCACAATACTGGATGCTGATTCGGAAGATACATTTATTTATACACGTGAGACCGAGAGGGAAGTTCTTTATGTAATATGTAATCTTACAGATAAAACACTGGAAATAGATAAAAAAATAACAGACAGCGCAGCAGGCGGAAAGTGCCTTATTACAAATACAGATATACCATGTGAAAAGGGTATGCTGAAACCATATGAAACAAGTGTCTGGCTTCTAAAAAAGTAA
- a CDS encoding DUF4303 domain-containing protein — protein sequence MKNDFDEIVCEMASILKVVFTELFNNNEKFYYCTFLTTGEGLPPLISAWSEEALKREGSLYKNADEYREIKWSYADSPYYAFRYERFSHIFSSRPLMATMNEKEWEKEFLFRLNAMETAVRQVDKEGIFSINQKREDICVEVGTMPPDKLTTEITKRLNNPDSLIMKEYMAEAAE from the coding sequence ATGAAGAATGATTTTGACGAAATTGTTTGTGAAATGGCATCAATACTTAAAGTAGTTTTTACTGAGCTTTTTAATAATAATGAAAAGTTTTACTATTGTACATTTTTAACCACCGGGGAAGGTCTGCCCCCTCTGATATCTGCCTGGTCGGAGGAAGCTTTAAAGAGAGAAGGCAGTTTATATAAAAATGCTGATGAATACAGAGAAATAAAATGGTCTTATGCTGACAGTCCTTATTATGCATTCAGATATGAAAGGTTTAGTCATATTTTTTCTTCACGTCCTCTAATGGCGACTATGAATGAAAAAGAATGGGAGAAGGAATTTCTGTTTAGGCTGAATGCAATGGAAACAGCAGTAAGACAGGTCGATAAAGAGGGAATCTTTTCTATAAATCAGAAAAGAGAAGATATTTGTGTGGAAGTAGGAACAATGCCCCCGGATAAATTAACAACAGAAATAACAAAACGTCTGAATAATCCGGATTCTTTGATCATGAAAGAATATATGGCAGAAGCAGCCGAATAA
- a CDS encoding tRNA-binding protein produces MAVFDDFMKLDIRVGEIIDVQEFPEARKPAYKVWVDFGEEIGVKKSSAQITDLYKPEDIKGKQVLGVVNFPPRQIGAFMSEVLVLGVYGEKGVVLIQPDSGINVKNGDKLG; encoded by the coding sequence ATGGCAGTATTTGATGATTTTATGAAGCTTGATATACGTGTAGGAGAAATAATTGATGTTCAGGAATTTCCGGAAGCAAGGAAACCGGCTTATAAAGTATGGGTTGATTTTGGCGAGGAAATAGGAGTGAAAAAATCCAGTGCCCAGATAACTGATTTATATAAACCGGAAGATATAAAGGGGAAACAAGTATTGGGAGTGGTTAATTTTCCGCCCAGACAGATCGGAGCTTTTATGTCTGAGGTTTTAGTCCTGGGGGTGTATGGTGAAAAAGGCGTGGTACTTATTCAGCCCGATTCGGGAATTAATGTAAAAAACGGCGATAAGCTGGGGTAA
- the clpB gene encoding ATP-dependent chaperone ClpB, with the protein MENKFTEKSVEAISEAHNYAVRYKSPDMKVEHLLLALVGQMEGLIPKLLQKMGINTSNLINKLSAKLDSFSKVEGSSGDPRPNVELNRVLVQAEDYMKKYHDSYISTEHLFLAAFDNNNFLKANNINKDQFENVLADVRGNKRVDNTTPENSYDALEKYGKDLVELARKGKIDPIIGRDTEIRRAIQILSRRTKNNPILIGEPGVGKTAIAEGIAQRILKGDVPESLKDKTVFSLDMGSLISGAKYRGEFEERLKAVIKEIEDSDGRIILFIDEVHTIVGAGKGDGAMDAGNLLKPMLARGDAKVIGATTIEEYRKYIEKDPALERRFQPVLVPESSVEDTISILRGLKEKFETFHGIRITDNALVAAAVMSDRYISDRFLPDKAIDLIDEASAKIKTEIDSMPTELDEVTRKVLQLEIEREALKKEKDKASQDRLESLEKELADLNEKKSTLQSQWEAEKHEVDTLKKINEEIDKVKLDIQEAERVYDLNKLAELKYGKLAALEKKKEQEEADLETKKDSARLLKQELDSEEIAEVVGKWTGIPVSKLMEGEKDKILHLEDHLKARVVGQDEAIKAISDTIIRSRAGLKDPNRPIGSFIFLGPTGVGKTYLAKTLAYNLFDDENNIVRIDMSEYMDKFSVTRLIGAPPGYVGYEEGGQLTEAIRRKPYSVILFDEIEKAHPDVFNVLLQLLDDGRLTDGKGKVVDFKNSIIIMTSNLGSHLILEDPEMKQETRDGVMNELKMRFRPEFLNRVDDTIVFKALDRDNVKGIVRLVLDDINKKLKEQYMRIEYTDAALDFIVKEAYDPSYGARPLRRFVQKDIETNLSKMILANEVKENDVILIDSDGYTLSYNINLPA; encoded by the coding sequence ATGGAAAATAAATTTACTGAAAAAAGCGTGGAAGCCATCTCAGAGGCGCATAACTACGCTGTCAGATATAAAAGTCCGGATATGAAGGTAGAGCATTTACTGCTTGCATTAGTCGGCCAGATGGAAGGATTAATCCCTAAGCTTTTACAAAAAATGGGAATAAATACATCTAATCTTATAAATAAATTATCAGCTAAGCTGGACTCATTTTCAAAAGTAGAGGGTTCATCAGGAGATCCGAGACCTAATGTGGAGTTAAACAGAGTTCTTGTACAGGCAGAAGATTATATGAAAAAATATCATGATTCTTATATCAGCACAGAGCACTTGTTTTTAGCTGCTTTTGATAATAATAATTTCTTAAAGGCTAATAATATAAATAAAGACCAGTTTGAAAATGTTCTTGCCGATGTAAGAGGAAATAAAAGAGTAGATAATACTACTCCTGAGAATTCATACGATGCTCTGGAAAAATACGGTAAAGATCTTGTGGAACTGGCAAGAAAAGGTAAAATTGACCCTATTATAGGAAGAGATACAGAAATAAGACGTGCTATACAGATTCTTTCAAGAAGAACAAAAAACAATCCTATTCTTATAGGTGAGCCCGGTGTCGGTAAAACAGCCATTGCAGAAGGAATAGCACAGAGAATACTTAAAGGAGACGTACCTGAGAGTCTGAAAGACAAGACTGTATTCTCGCTTGATATGGGTTCGCTTATTTCCGGTGCCAAATACAGAGGTGAATTCGAGGAAAGATTAAAAGCAGTTATTAAAGAAATAGAAGACAGTGACGGAAGAATTATACTTTTTATAGATGAGGTACATACTATTGTCGGTGCAGGAAAAGGCGACGGAGCTATGGATGCGGGAAATCTTCTAAAGCCTATGCTTGCCCGTGGTGATGCCAAGGTTATAGGGGCTACCACAATAGAAGAATACAGAAAATATATAGAAAAGGATCCTGCCCTTGAGCGTAGATTCCAGCCTGTTTTAGTGCCTGAATCTTCTGTAGAGGATACTATTTCCATACTGCGTGGACTGAAAGAAAAATTCGAGACTTTCCATGGTATCAGAATTACTGATAATGCGCTTGTAGCAGCTGCTGTTATGAGTGACAGATATATAAGCGACAGATTTTTACCGGATAAGGCAATTGATCTTATTGATGAGGCTTCTGCAAAAATAAAGACAGAAATAGACTCTATGCCTACAGAGCTTGATGAAGTTACAAGAAAGGTATTACAGCTTGAAATAGAGAGAGAAGCGCTGAAAAAAGAAAAAGACAAGGCTTCACAGGACAGGCTTGAATCTCTGGAAAAAGAGCTTGCAGACCTTAATGAAAAGAAAAGCACTCTTCAGAGTCAATGGGAAGCTGAAAAGCATGAAGTCGACACATTAAAGAAAATAAACGAGGAAATTGATAAAGTAAAATTAGATATTCAGGAAGCCGAAAGGGTTTATGACCTGAATAAACTTGCCGAATTAAAATACGGTAAGCTTGCTGCACTTGAGAAAAAGAAAGAGCAGGAAGAGGCAGATCTGGAAACAAAAAAAGACAGTGCAAGACTGCTGAAACAAGAGCTTGACAGTGAAGAAATAGCAGAAGTAGTCGGAAAATGGACTGGTATCCCTGTATCAAAACTAATGGAAGGTGAAAAAGATAAAATACTCCATCTTGAAGATCACCTGAAAGCAAGAGTAGTCGGTCAGGATGAAGCTATCAAAGCCATCAGTGATACTATTATCAGATCACGTGCAGGACTGAAAGACCCGAACAGACCGATCGGATCATTTATATTCCTTGGTCCCACAGGTGTTGGTAAGACTTATCTTGCAAAAACTCTTGCATATAATTTATTTGATGATGAAAATAATATTGTCAGAATCGATATGAGTGAATATATGGATAAATTCAGTGTTACCAGACTAATCGGAGCACCTCCGGGATATGTCGGATACGAAGAGGGCGGACAGCTTACTGAGGCTATCAGAAGAAAACCATATTCTGTTATACTTTTTGATGAAATAGAAAAGGCACACCCTGATGTATTCAATGTTTTATTACAGCTCCTTGACGACGGAAGACTCACAGACGGAAAAGGTAAAGTAGTAGACTTTAAAAACTCAATAATTATAATGACATCAAACTTGGGAAGCCATCTCATTCTTGAAGATCCTGAAATGAAACAGGAAACAAGAGACGGGGTAATGAATGAACTTAAGATGAGATTCAGACCTGAGTTTTTGAACAGAGTGGATGATACTATTGTCTTCAAGGCACTTGACAGAGATAATGTAAAAGGAATTGTACGTCTTGTTCTTGACGATATCAATAAAAAATTAAAAGAACAGTATATGAGAATAGAATACACAGATGCAGCTCTTGATTTTATAGTAAAAGAGGCTTATGACCCGAGCTACGGGGCAAGACCTTTGAGAAGATTCGTACAGAAAGATATAGAAACTAATCTTTCAAAAATGATTCTTGCAAATGAAGTAAAGGAAAATGATGTTATATTAATAGACAGCGACGGCTATACATTAAGCTATAATATTAATCTTCCTGCATAA
- a CDS encoding PTS mannitol transporter subunit IICB, whose protein sequence is MSDNSARVQVQKFGRFLSAMVMPNIGAFIAWGLITALFIEKGWFPNESLATLVGPMISYLLPLLIGYTGGTIVGGKRGGVVGAITTMGVVVGADIPMFLGAMIAGPLGGFAIKAFDKFIEGKIKPGFEMLINNFSAGIIGMILAIVAFKAIGPAVQFLTKGLMFAVNQLVAMKLLPLVSIVIEPAKIFFLNNAVNHGIFTPLGTEQVTQMGKSIFFLIEANPGPGLGILLAYTVFGKGNAKQSAPGAIIIHFLGGIHEIYFPYVLMNPALFLAVIAGGMTGVATNMLLGTGLVGPASPGSIIAIGLVTAKGSMLGVMLSVLLATVVSFLVASVFVKRAASNVDDDEFEAAASKMADLKGGKAGADIADINSGEIRKIIVACDAGMGSSAMGASLLKKRVQNAGLNIIVENKAINEIPKDADMIITHQDLTARAKGVAPEKIHLSLTNFVDGDFYDEVVKKLKK, encoded by the coding sequence ATGAGCGATAATTCAGCAAGAGTACAGGTGCAGAAATTCGGAAGATTTCTAAGCGCCATGGTAATGCCAAATATAGGTGCTTTTATAGCTTGGGGACTTATAACAGCGTTATTTATAGAAAAAGGATGGTTTCCAAATGAAAGTCTGGCTACTTTGGTAGGACCTATGATATCATATCTTCTGCCCCTTTTAATAGGGTATACAGGGGGTACAATAGTAGGCGGAAAAAGAGGAGGAGTAGTTGGTGCCATTACTACAATGGGTGTAGTAGTTGGAGCTGATATTCCGATGTTTCTTGGAGCAATGATAGCAGGACCTCTTGGAGGATTTGCAATAAAAGCTTTTGATAAATTTATTGAAGGAAAAATCAAACCGGGATTTGAAATGCTTATAAATAACTTCTCAGCAGGAATCATAGGAATGATACTTGCAATAGTAGCATTTAAGGCAATAGGACCAGCAGTACAGTTTTTGACAAAGGGTCTGATGTTTGCAGTAAACCAGTTAGTGGCAATGAAGCTTTTACCATTGGTTTCTATAGTAATAGAGCCGGCAAAAATCTTTTTCCTTAATAATGCGGTAAATCACGGAATCTTTACACCGCTGGGAACAGAACAGGTTACACAAATGGGAAAATCTATCTTCTTCTTAATAGAAGCTAATCCGGGACCTGGATTAGGAATCTTACTGGCTTACACTGTTTTTGGAAAAGGAAATGCAAAGCAGTCAGCGCCGGGAGCAATAATAATACACTTTTTAGGTGGAATACACGAAATTTACTTTCCGTACGTATTAATGAATCCGGCATTATTCTTAGCGGTAATAGCTGGAGGAATGACAGGAGTAGCTACAAATATGCTTTTAGGTACAGGACTTGTGGGGCCGGCTTCTCCGGGAAGTATAATAGCAATAGGGCTTGTTACAGCTAAAGGAAGTATGCTGGGTGTAATGCTGTCAGTACTTCTTGCCACAGTAGTGTCTTTCCTTGTAGCTTCAGTATTTGTAAAAAGAGCAGCATCAAATGTCGATGACGATGAATTTGAGGCAGCAGCAAGTAAAATGGCAGACTTAAAAGGCGGAAAAGCAGGAGCAGATATAGCTGATATAAACAGCGGTGAAATCAGAAAAATAATAGTAGCATGTGATGCCGGAATGGGTTCAAGTGCCATGGGGGCAAGCCTTCTGAAAAAGAGAGTGCAGAATGCTGGGCTTAATATAATAGTAGAAAATAAGGCAATTAATGAAATACCAAAGGATGCCGATATGATAATAACTCATCAGGATCTGACTGCAAGAGCGAAAGGCGTGGCGCCTGAGAAGATTCATTTATCTTTGACAAACTTTGTAGACGGAGATTTTTATGACGAGGTAGTGAAAAAATTAAAAAAGTAG
- a CDS encoding BglG family transcription antiterminator — protein sequence MLSKKSLDILTLLDEAGELKEIANKLNLSERAIRYEIENLNYYLTKFGFDEIQIISRKVEKPENLNYNTVLEYLNKENYTYSKEERTDYILANYLFNSQNLKQINLEENLNVSSTTVANDMARVKDVLSLNKLEFNSYSKDFEYIEGAEKNIRRYILNFLLEYLFITKKYPGEIMVKEVIENYFSDIDLNYIREFIKKIQEKIGKIISDEAYKILTLYLLIMIKRVREGKVLGEIKNPVFITSSDEFKIISVIISSLEKNALVKFSNQEIMAFSEYVLGSHSYNFDYSYYENWIQLEILVNKLIVDINSKIDTNILGDNILFEGLLNHLKPAIYRIKQGIKLENAIYEEVLDNYPELFLMIKDSMTKLIHYLEVEINDDEIAFVTIHFKEAIDRRAEKALKNVIIVCGFGYGSSKLLKENIKKYFEVNVVNTLPMHKFEEITDFNNIDLIITTVPIKEEKIPVIHVNPILTKEDLEKLESYGLDKERKLIYLEELLEIIKEHAEIKDEAGLIESLTEKYKNKITFNVENKKHNLEIILGKENIYTNLTFDSWENALYFGGEVLEQKGAVSPDYVESIINILKTHGSYMVINEHILLAHGRNEDNVFETSMILMTLKDYIEFPNDKKIKIIILFSSRDNQEHLNALLKLTELLDERDLYNQIKDLETSGEIYEKILSLTEEN from the coding sequence ATGTTGTCGAAAAAAAGTCTGGATATTTTGACACTGCTGGATGAAGCAGGGGAATTAAAAGAAATAGCAAATAAACTGAATTTATCAGAACGGGCAATCAGATATGAAATAGAGAATCTGAATTACTATCTGACAAAATTCGGATTTGATGAAATTCAGATAATCTCAAGAAAAGTGGAGAAACCGGAAAATTTAAATTACAATACTGTTCTGGAATATCTTAACAAGGAAAATTATACATATTCCAAAGAAGAAAGAACAGACTATATTCTGGCAAATTATCTGTTTAATTCACAAAATTTGAAACAGATAAATCTTGAAGAAAATCTGAATGTAAGCTCTACCACCGTGGCTAATGATATGGCAAGGGTAAAAGATGTTCTCTCCTTAAATAAGCTTGAGTTTAACAGCTATTCTAAGGATTTCGAGTATATAGAGGGAGCTGAAAAGAATATAAGACGTTATATTCTGAACTTTTTGCTCGAGTATTTATTTATTACGAAAAAGTATCCCGGTGAGATAATGGTAAAAGAGGTCATAGAAAATTATTTTTCTGATATAGACCTGAACTATATAAGGGAATTCATAAAGAAAATACAGGAAAAAATAGGAAAGATAATATCTGATGAAGCATATAAGATTCTTACTCTGTATCTTTTGATAATGATAAAGAGAGTAAGAGAGGGAAAAGTGCTGGGAGAGATAAAAAATCCCGTCTTTATAACATCAAGCGACGAATTTAAGATAATATCCGTAATAATCAGCAGCCTGGAAAAAAATGCCCTCGTAAAATTCAGCAATCAGGAAATAATGGCTTTTTCCGAATATGTTCTCGGAAGTCATTCGTATAACTTTGATTATTCATATTATGAAAACTGGATACAGCTGGAAATACTTGTAAATAAATTAATTGTAGATATTAACAGCAAGATAGATACTAATATTTTAGGAGACAACATATTATTTGAAGGTCTTTTGAATCATCTAAAGCCTGCTATATACAGAATAAAGCAGGGAATAAAACTGGAAAATGCTATTTATGAGGAGGTATTGGATAATTACCCGGAACTCTTTTTAATGATAAAAGATTCCATGACAAAACTGATACACTATCTGGAAGTAGAAATAAACGATGACGAAATCGCCTTTGTAACAATACACTTTAAGGAAGCCATAGACAGAAGGGCAGAAAAAGCCCTGAAAAATGTAATAATAGTATGCGGCTTCGGATACGGCAGTTCAAAGCTGCTGAAAGAAAATATAAAAAAATACTTTGAGGTAAATGTGGTAAACACCCTGCCTATGCATAAATTCGAAGAAATAACAGACTTTAACAATATCGATCTTATTATAACAACAGTACCTATAAAGGAGGAAAAGATTCCGGTAATACATGTAAATCCCATACTTACAAAAGAGGATCTGGAAAAGCTTGAATCTTACGGACTGGATAAAGAAAGAAAACTGATATATCTCGAAGAGCTGCTAGAAATAATAAAGGAGCATGCGGAGATAAAAGATGAAGCAGGACTTATAGAAAGTCTTACAGAGAAATATAAAAATAAAATAACATTTAATGTAGAAAATAAGAAGCATAATCTGGAAATAATTCTCGGGAAAGAGAATATATACACTAATCTGACATTTGATTCATGGGAGAACGCTCTTTATTTCGGGGGAGAAGTACTTGAGCAAAAAGGAGCGGTAAGCCCGGATTATGTGGAAAGTATTATAAATATACTAAAAACACATGGAAGCTATATGGTAATAAACGAGCATATTCTTCTGGCACACGGAAGAAATGAGGATAATGTTTTTGAAACATCAATGATACTTATGACTCTGAAGGACTATATAGAATTCCCCAATGATAAAAAGATAAAGATAATTATTCTTTTCTCCAGCAGGGATAATCAGGAGCATCTTAATGCACTGCTTAAGCTTACCGAGCTTCTGGACGAAAGGGATCTGTATAACCAGATAAAGGATCTGGAAACAAGCGGGGAAATATATGAGAAAATATTAAGCTTAACAGAGGAAAATTAA
- a CDS encoding PTS sugar transporter subunit IIA, translated as MKQAGELLKNAGYVEEGYINGMLEREKLVSTYLDHNIAIPHGEAEVKEKVKKTGIVVLQYPQGIDYGDGNTVKFLIGIAGKGNEHIDVIAKLAGILDDEAEAEKLVNSSDADYVYNCLK; from the coding sequence ATAAAACAGGCCGGTGAATTATTGAAAAATGCAGGATATGTGGAAGAAGGATATATTAACGGCATGCTTGAAAGAGAGAAGCTGGTATCGACATATCTTGACCATAATATTGCAATACCTCACGGAGAGGCAGAAGTAAAAGAAAAAGTAAAGAAAACAGGAATAGTGGTACTTCAGTATCCGCAAGGGATAGATTACGGTGACGGGAATACTGTAAAGTTTCTGATAGGAATAGCAGGAAAAGGAAACGAGCATATAGATGTCATTGCCAAGCTTGCAGGAATTCTTGATGATGAAGCCGAGGCCGAAAAACTTGTAAATTCGTCAGATGCTGATTATGTGTATAATTGCTTAAAATAA